From the genome of Pseudoliparis swirei isolate HS2019 ecotype Mariana Trench chromosome 1, NWPU_hadal_v1, whole genome shotgun sequence:
AGTGCCTTTGACTTTCCTCACATGCAGATCTGAACGTGTTGGCCGTATGTCGCACCATAACGCAGATTGTAACAAAAGGGTGCCGGCGATGGAAACGTACCCCGACCGATTCCCTAAAGTGGACCCTTCTCCATCACCGCGTCATTTCAATTACGTGTCAGAGAAGCCACATTCACTTAGCGCAGCTGTGCGGAAGCTGTTATTTAAAGTCAGCTCGTACTACAGGGCCAAGAGTTTAGTTTAGAGTGAGGTTTGATGCTCCAGGGCAACACAAGAGTTAAAACTCCACTCTAAACCTGTGGGCTTCAAATAGAGAATATAATAAATGCTACGAATGTTCTTCTTGATTAAAACTTGTTTTCCCTTTGACCTGACAGAATGTACAACTTTATGATGTTtgatgctttctttctttttctctgtgtgtattaAAAGTTTTGTGTCCAGGAAATATATAATAAGTAATACTTATTATCGTACACATAGAGGTTAAAAAAATTCCTTGAGTTACAATTATTTTACAAGGTATGCAACAAACAGACATAATttgagaaaacaaacattttttaatttattattaaatgacataaataaaacTCACAGCGAGTTCAAATACAAATAGATAGTTATGTACATGTGTTTgtgcagggtggggggggggggggtcttgacaAAACCCTGCCAGGATGCAGAAGGCACTTGTGTCTCTCAGTCCGATCTTGGAACATTTATTGCAATCCGAAAAGCCACATTCATATGGAAAACACAGGACGTTAATTTATtctatttacacacatatacacatttatgtTAGCAGAACCATTTTTTTCCATCTTatatatttcagaataaaaacaataatataaagGATTGCTTGGTTGAGTTTGGTTTTGTGGCACTAAAGGGAGTTTTAACACGGTGTAATAAACATGTTATGAATGGGTAATAAGCATGTTGGAAATTACTAAGAGCAGAGAGGGAGTTCTGATCATGGATCTATTCTAAGGCTTGTTATTCTAGTTTGATATTGTCCATCATGGAAAGAGTTGATTGTCTTTCACGTTCTGTCTTCCCACATCAACAGCTTAGTATGACTCCAGCCTATAAATGAatacctttatttattttttaaaagaggcTTTGGGAATGACTAATCAGAGTTTTTTTCTCCACAAACAGGAGCCAGAAGAGATCCTTGCAGGTGTCAcatttcctcttctccaggaccTTTTATTGGTGTCTTTAGTCCTGCTATTAAAGCCTCCAGACGACCGCGAGGCAGCAGACTTCATAGCTCAGTAGCTCTGAGCCACAGGTGCCCAGGACGCGGTCAGCCTGGCGATGGAGCTCTCGAACTGGGCTTCCCCGACCCCGACCTCGCTCAGGCTGGGGTCATACAtggaggagggcgaggagaCGGGCAGCGAGGAGGTCAGGCCTGTGTATGAGGTGCCCCTCAGGAACTGTGAGGTCAAACCTCCAGGTATGGAGGCCGAGGCCGAGCCTGAGGGGGTGAGGGTGGTGCCGGCTACTGACCATAGGCTGGGGTACTGACTGTGGACGAGAGGGACAAGAGGGTTCTGTTATGGAGATGGCACTTGATATTGTTTACTCAAAAACAGTGGCTTGAAAGATGGCCGCCAGAGCTGGGATCATTGGGACGTCCCAGCCCATTCAATGTAAACTGTTTCCACGGGGACAGCGAGCCTCATAGACACTGAACCACATGAATAATACTACTCAAATCAAAGCGGTTTTATGctgatattatttattttattggaaATAAACCAAAAAATGCAAATGCACATGACTGTGTCACCTGCGTCTGGTTACGAGGCTTACCTGGAATTAGATGTGGAGTTGGTGGTGTGGGACAGAGTGCCCATGCCTGTGGAGTTGGGGATCTGGAGAGCAGACCAGCTGTCATGAGAGGGCAGAGTCCCTGAAGTATTGTCCATGTAGTTGTCTGAAAATAAGATACAGGCCACAACTTAATGCAAACTCTctcatttaatctttttttctttctgtcgtGGGACATCTGGTAAATGTGTAACAGCACAGGATGGGGAGGATGTGATACAGGGTCAGAGGTCGCCTGGTACGTATGGTCCGAGTGGGGTCTTACTTGTGCTGGAGGTGCGGTGGGGGTAGTGGCTGGGGTATGGGGCCGCCCTGTGGCTCCTCAGGCTGGAGTAGCGCTCGCAGTAGGAGCCGGAGGAGTGGCCCGCCGCCCCACTGAACTGAGGAGGGCTGCTGCTGGGGCAGATGGGACTCTGGCCCGGGAGGAACCAACCTCCCACTGTGAAATGAAACCGAATCAAGTCATATCACACATCACACGTCTCCTCGTGAAATTATAGGAAGCATCATATGTCACCGTTGTATTATTTAATCGACCATATTGTGTAAAAGTCTAAAGAAAGGGAACTCACGCTGAGAGTAGCCAGACTGCTGGCTGTCTGCGCTGTGATCGGGGATGTCTTTATGGTCGCTCCTGCAACCAAAACCAAGAATATTAGATCCCGTGCTGTCATCCACCAACTGGAGCATCCGAGGAATATCGAGGGTTTCGAGCCTTTACCTTTCTTTGGCATCCAAGAAGGCTTTAGCAAAGGGATTGTGCTTTATCTTCAGCGCGGTGATCTGTGAGGAGGGCGACATGACAGCTGTGAGAATTCCAATCGATATTTGAGAAAAGTCAGTGTTTAATAATAAGGTTTCATTTAGCGCAGCTGACCTCTTCGTTCTGGTACGCCGTGACTGCGATGAACTGTGTTTCGGGGAAAGACTGGCTGCTGATCATCTTCTGGATGCCGCCAACCTTCACGATGTGTATCCTCGGCTCATATTTGTGAAGAGAATTCAGCATGATCTACAGAGAAACGCAAATCAATGTTACTATTTATCATTTTAATAAAGAGCAGCGAGCGGTGGGTCTGATGCTTCTCTCAGATCAAGAGCAGTATAGCGACAGTGAAGTGACATTCATCCAGTGGTTCCTTGAATTAAGTTAGTTAATAATTAAGTAATTCAGTAATTAGTTAGCTGATTCAAATTATCCACACTACTTTTGACATAATTAGAAATGCAGAAAACAATCCTGAAGTCCCTAAAATGCATCTTTATTTAAGTGTTATAATAATGTTATACAAGAACGCCTCTTGAAGTGAATGCATATTTTTGTGCTATGGCCCAAATGTGTCACTTCTAATTTATGATAAAACAGTGTCAGATATGCTTTTAATATCTCCATAGTTTATGATATTCCTCGCGCATGTACTGCAtggtctctgtctcctcacctgtccgcCCCCGTTGAGTTTATTGGAGAGTTTCACTTTGCTGAAGGAGACCGGCGCTTTCATCCAGTGCGCTCCGAAGTTCGGGGAGTCCGGGTGGATGTAGACGCAGCTGGGGCTCTGGGGCTCCGGTTTGCCACCGGGGACCCACTCCCCGTTCACGTATTTCCACCGGTTGTTGTCCGCGGCCACGAAATCCAGCAGCACCGAGTACATGGCGTTGGGGTCCAGGCCGCTGACGCTGGCCCTGAGCACCGGAAACATCCTCCTGGGGAAACAACGAGGACGGAATGTGTGAGCATTTATACACGGCGTGTGTGACTGCATTTACACACGACTTTAAACACATCATTTGACATTCAACTCATTCTTAGATCCAAACTTCGTTCGTATTAAAACGTCCCATGGCCTCTAAGGCCTCAGGAGCGGCACTTTTGACAGAGCACGTACACGCGCGAGCCGGAGCGATATCTAAATAAAATCAATACAGCTTCTAGAAATCAACAGCATTTTATAAAAGTAGCTTATACActtattacacacacagaagaaaaacaaacgtgCGTAAAAAGCGCGTAAACGTGCCTGGCCCGTGCGTAAACGGCATCACTCCGGCATCTCCACGGGCTGCTGCGTTATTATTACTAGACCTACCTTCCAGTCTTGGTGACAATCATCTCGTTGGTTAACTCTTTGAACTTGTTCCACAAATCCGCATCATCCAGCGTCAGTTTAATATCCCTCTCGGACGCGTCGCCCTTCTCGCTGCCCTTCTGGAACTCGCTCTCCACGGCGCTGAGGAGATGCTCCAGGCGCTGGTCAGTGTTGGAAGAAGTCATTATTTCCAAGTAGTATACGAGTAGATAGATCTAAATCCAAGATGCGTAGTTCAGGGGCTCACAGAGACACCGCTGACAGAGGGAAGGCCCGAGTGATACTGCTTTCTAAACCTGGAGGCCTCATCATTTAAGGGCCCCCGGGGACCACATGGGGCTGTGGGGCGTGGCCTGTGCGCACACATCTCGCCTCTTTGACCGGGTTCAACGTCTCCAaacgcacccccccccacacacacacacaccctcctccccccccacagacacatacagactgAGCATCTCtccacaacattttttttagaatTTTAAAAGCTGTTACTTttaagtcccccccccctctctcccctcacagACCTGAACCAAACTCtattagaaaaagaagaaaaaatctatATTTCACAGCTTTTATGGAAGTTCATATACTTCAGTTGCTCTGGTTGGAACGCCCTCTGGGATTTATAGTGTGATCCCTCGACAGATCTCTTCCAGTCTTTAGTTGATGCCTTGCTCATTCAAAGCTCTGCGTTCAAACAAAAGAAGGGAAGCGAGGCCACGGAGCCGTGCCTTTGAACTCAGTTGTATATTTGCAAATAGTGCTAATCTTTTGTTTTCTCAAATCCACATGTGTTTACTGAGCATGGGCCATTAGGGCAGACTCTGTGTTCCTGTTGTGCCAAAGTGTGGACGGCACACAAGTGATGCTCGGATTTGCATAATGGGCCCGCATGCCTCCCCCCGGGACTCTGATATTAAACATTTCAGCCAGTTGGAGGCCGACGGCTCGGCAGAAGCTTCTCCCAAACCAAAGATGTGAAAAAGCCTTTCTGTGTGACATCATTCACCagaaaaaacattgtttactGGATACGTTTGAGGCAGAGAGTGGGACCGTGGGCTCGTGGAATATGGACGCAGAATTCTGCaataaaatgtgattttttaaaaacagattcCTGACCCGTTTGTTCACGCTCTTTCCTCAAAGTAAAAAGAAATGTGACCTTTCTACTCCGCAGACATGTAGGAGGGAAGTATTGTATTCAACAATGAAATTATTCTGGAGAGAATAGAGTTTATCTATTTATCATTTTGCATCCTGCTCTTATAGCGTCTCTCTTTGTTTCCTATAAACATAACTGGAAAAAGATAATGAAAATGTCACTACATTGATTTGACAATTCCAGAAAATACTTATTTACCACTAAATAAACCACTTAGCAAATTAAGATTTTAAGAACAAAGCCTATGGAGAgtttatacattattattcattGTATAAATAAAGGAGTTAGAATAAGCTTCACCTCGGCCTGCTACCTACACACTGATGCACCGTAACCCTTAGAACACTGAAAGTGGCCATGTTGCTGCATCATGAGCATGTTGGACTtttaaatactttaagtaaATGTTCTTGCTCATACTTCTACATATGTGAAATGTGTAATGAAGTATTTTTAGGTCTGAGTACTCTGCACTGCAACAAAGAAAATGTGCATTGTTACCTTAACCTTAATATAAAGTAGATACATGAGCTTCACCTCGGTCTGCTGTATAATCGAAATATATCCTATGCTTATAAATTAATTTATAAAATATCTAATACAACATAATATATTGGTTtataaaaacaatgacaaaatgaaaaaaaaaaaaatctgtctaACTGGAAAGATTAAAATCACCAAACGTTGATGATAAGTCTTATTTAACAGGGATGATAAGTACCGTGTTGTAAGAGAGCATTTCTACATATAACCACCTCTGCAGGCCACCGGCCATCACCTGGATTACAGCGATCATTTTAATGCTCT
Proteins encoded in this window:
- the tbxta gene encoding T-box transcription factor T-A, with product MTSSNTDQRLEHLLSAVESEFQKGSEKGDASERDIKLTLDDADLWNKFKELTNEMIVTKTGRRMFPVLRASVSGLDPNAMYSVLLDFVAADNNRWKYVNGEWVPGGKPEPQSPSCVYIHPDSPNFGAHWMKAPVSFSKVKLSNKLNGGGQIMLNSLHKYEPRIHIVKVGGIQKMISSQSFPETQFIAVTAYQNEEITALKIKHNPFAKAFLDAKERSDHKDIPDHSADSQQSGYSQLGGWFLPGQSPICPSSSPPQFSGAAGHSSGSYCERYSSLRSHRAAPYPSHYPHRTSSTNNYMDNTSGTLPSHDSWSALQIPNSTGMGTLSHTTNSTSNSSQYPSLWSVAGTTLTPSGSASASIPGGLTSQFLRGTSYTGLTSSLPVSSPSSMYDPSLSEVGVGEAQFESSIARLTASWAPVAQSY